Proteins encoded within one genomic window of Fusarium musae strain F31 chromosome 4, whole genome shotgun sequence:
- a CDS encoding hypothetical protein (EggNog:ENOG41), with translation MSGAEAALLGVGILCNAMQILTFAKDSIHVYRNIRDGRAPDPNLDSYLKNAKASFDEMNQTAAQMGPLSKEQQKIVDVGKKVHDCLDELQQQFAKLHVDEGSKKGIRGKISALKKSALAIWRGKELQDAEENLQRYEQLLHGLLLDHLCSQSQAAEIASLGSFQHLQATLQNIISQLAHGSTSVSDLILGVFTIINNRVADEHATTRSVVENRATSAENKVCQSVSQSIDQIRQELLDREQDKAFEKQYEQLLSSLRFPEMNSRKNKISDNYPGTFKWIFDRNGELQSDCSSSSKSNQSDTDSELSKDTQDSDTESTDEPAFDSFPEWLESDSNVFWVSGKPASGKSSLMKFLAFSRPTVKHLKVWHSDVQILTHFFWKPGQTMQRNVEGMVLSLLHQVLDGRPGLCRRLCEAQSSVRHKRSYPDWSLEELSASLILAVQASSEGFCIFLDGLDEAEELQNLPWPEWTSTEVIHKLLKVDNIKLCASSREEGSFCSFFKDSFRLRIHQLNDRDIRLFVRERLDIGGNDLLYEIVRKAEGVFLWAALVVDRLNRSIRRGNATIEMLQERINQTPSDLTTLYTDMWGRIGDDAQLRSIRVTASLYFNLVIAAREVHDRLSLGSTFWNADTARMSSLVIMATAAQDKSMEAILNAGRLITSEELLDRCSKAENELQWACRGLLQVITTPNKFGRDFIGDKHLLEYNSTKVGFIHRTAFDFVMDTEPGRECLNFFGSSRKRGSFTSEKATTLSR, from the exons ATGTCTGGCGCTGAAGCTGCCCTCTTAGGAGTGGGCATTCTCTGCAACGCGATGCAAATCCTCACCTTTGCCAAGGACTCCATCCACGTGTATCGCAACATCCGCGATGGCCGAGCTCCTGACCCAAATTTGGACTCATATCTCAAGAACGCCAAGGCCTCTTTCGATGAGATGAATCAAACTGCCGCGCAAATGGGGCCACTGAGTAAGGAGCAGCAGAAaattgttgatgttggcaaaAAGGTGCATGACTGCTTGGACGAGCTGCAACAGCAGTTTGCCAAGCTACATGTCGACGAAGGTTCGAAAAAAGGCATTCGTGGCAAAATTTCTGCATTAAAGAAAAGCGCTTTAGCGATATGGCGAGGAAAGGAACTTCAAGATGCCGAGGAGAACCTACAGCGATATGAACAACTCCTACATGGTCTCCTCCTGGATCACCTGTGCAGTCAATCTCAAGCTGCTGAGATCGCCTCCTTGGGATCCTTTCAGCATTTGCAGGCAACTTTGCAAAACATCATCTCACAACTGGCACACGGCTCTACGAGCGTTTCAGACCTAATCCTAGGTGTCTTTACAATTATTAACAATCGGGTCGCAGATGAGCACGCTACGACAAGAAGTGTGGTTGAAAATCGTGCAACTTCGGCGGAGAACAAAGTCTGCCAGAGTGTGTCTCAGTCGATCGATCAAATTCGTCAAGAGCTGCTGGATCGCGAGCAGGATAAGGCTTTTGAGAAACAGTATGAGCAACTTCTGTCGAGTTTGCGGTTCCCAGAAATGAACAGTCGGAAGAACAAGATATCGGATAACTATCCTGGGACTTTCAAGTGGATCTTCGATCGAAATGGCGAGCTGCAGTCGGATTGTAGCTCGTCATCTAAATCTAATCAGTCAGATACGGACAGTGAGCTATCCAAAGATACCCAGGATAGTGATACCGAGAGCACAGACGAGCCAGCCTTTGACAGTTTCCCGGAGTGGTTGGAATCAGACTCGAATGTCTTCTGGGTCAGTGGGAAGCCAGCCTCAGGTAAAAGCTCTCTGATGAAGTTCCTTGCTTTCAGCCGTCCAACAGTCAAGCATCTGAAAGTCTGGCACTCTGACGTCCAGATACTAACACACTTCTTCTGGAAACCCGGACAAACAATGCAACGTAACGTCGAAGGAATGGTTTTATCACTCCTCCATCAAGTCCTGGACGGCAGACCTGGTCTTTGTCGAAGGTTGTGTGAGGCGCAATCCTCTGTCCGGCACAAAAGAAGTTATCCAGATTGGAGCCTTGAAGAACTGTCAGCCTCCCTCATCTTGGCAGTACAAGCCTCTTCAGAAGGATTCTGCATCTTCCTCGATGGTCtcgatgaggctgaggagctaCAGAATCTGCCTTGGCCAGAGTGGACAAGCACCGAAGTCATCCACAAGCTGCTGAAAGTCGATAATATCAAGCTATGTGCATCCAGCCGAGAAGAGGGTTCATTTTGCTCCTTTTTCAAAGACTCTTTTCGATTAAGGATTCACCAGTTGAATGATCGCGACATTAGGCTTTTCGTCAGGGAACGGCTTGATATCGGTGGAAATGATCTTCTATACGAGATTGTTAGAAAGGCTGAGGGCGTGTTCCTGTGGGCTGCCCTTGTAGTAGACCGATTGAACCGGTCCATCCGACGAGGCAATGCAACCATCGAAATGCTTCAAGAGCGAATTAATCAAACTCCCTCGGACCTCACTACGCTATACACTGACATGTGGGGAAGAATTGGAGATGACGCCCAATTACGCAGCATTCGAGTGACCGCTTCGCTCTACTTCAATCTCGTTATTGCAGCTCGTGAAGTCCATGATAGGTTATCGCTAGGCAGCACTTTCTGGAATGCAGATACCGCAAGAATGTCCTCACTAGTGATCATGGCAACAGCTGCCCAAGATAAGTCAATGGAAGCTATATTGAACGCAGGTCGCCTCATCACAAGtgaggagcttctcgatAGGTGTTCAAAAGCTGAGAATGAACTACAATGGGCATGCCGAGGCCTTCTTCAAGTGATCACGACTCCCAATAAATTCGGTCGTGATTTTATTGGAGATAAGCATTTGCTGGAATACAACTCGACAAAAGTCGGTTTTATTCATAGGACTGCCTTTGACTTTGTCATGGACACAGAGCCCGGTCGTGAGTGCCTTAACTTCTTTGGCTCTTCGAGAA AGCGAGGTTCATTTACCTCAGAGAAAGCTACCACACTAAGCCGATGA
- a CDS encoding hypothetical protein (EggNog:ENOG41), translating to MPLVLENRGYQSNITVQNFQSVFYQTVGFTGHTSLMISGVKSSIYLVFVADKTPRTRTLWTGSIVLCVMIPICMALSAGIGSSNNDNQAGARGATASIFLYSISYAIFFNVMIWVVACKLSPFLRTKGMALAVATKAIVAVVLSQITPLATANVSWGYVYGTLKWNRSE from the exons ATGCCCCTAGTTCTAGAAAACCGTGGTTACCAATCTAATATCACGGTACAGAACTTCCAAAGCGTCTTCTACCAAACAGTTGGCTTCACAGGACATACTTCCCTCATGATCAGCGGT GTCAAGTCATCTATCTACCTTGTCTTCGTCGCTGACAAAACGCCTCGCACTCGCACCCTATGGACTGGATCTATTGTGCTCTGCGTTATGATTCCTATTTGCATGGCTCTCAGCGCAGGAATCGGTTCCTCTAACAATGACAACCAGGCTGGTGCAAGAGGAGCCACTGCGTCTATCTTCCTATACTCGATAAGCTATGCTATCTTCTTCAATGTTATGATCTGGGTGGTTGCCTGTAAGCTTTCCCCCTTCTTAAGGACCAAGGGCATGGCTCTCGCTGTGGCTACCAAGGCGATCGTGGCAGTTGTTTTGTCACAAATCACACCGTTGGCTACTGCTAATGTCAGCTGGGGGTATGTCTACGGAACGCTGAAATGGAATCGATCGGAATAA
- a CDS encoding hypothetical protein (EggNog:ENOG41) — protein MDVAGLAIGIVGLYTACRDCYDFFTTVNAAQAESSAHLRELEIQQSILKAWGFHWQIQNEDGSDPGHSDHARRKRSKLHQYLLSNRFKAEGVFKTLSALADTLCNREKLIKRYGFQLQPTQAIQDGTISTHDVQLIISDAKIEDVEPVLNEVRNRLSMLNKLKWALKDKEKFKKLIADLRSHSENLYRLCPENAFESMNIYLTMECLARQESPDGLKWTSTLATEHARVDEESLVRQGYELLASTATLKASVNKNRERKEANDRSLSIIDEIKPEMRYLGKGLALFEEQVVYVEMRDYRGPPLDFTAEQKQRLKHRRKRERFLSLSSHRSFDLSQIDRYSSSDDDEPIERVRPADPELRALIRNFFDTFQGANMMKNVYGLDIVGMIDHTEGDDKGHCSILYRLPGTIGVQSRERPAENLKLRAPVTLQSLLGTKRKRGIRSMLGARFELARKLVRAVCLLHSSGWLHKNIRAEYEVKVEIDVSKPNLMGYIFSRPDDIVIQTIQTSSPPAPDPKTERRYSRISYTTQTWSSPHEDSSNRRKSTPRSASIYGRDKLGKVVSAEEAKETNISGFTLDYYQHPAKHADPKRLYRHAYDVYSLGILLIEVGLWKNLENDNDSDSDSDSDSEYSKSPYHEEEDHYERRRKICRKYLNRLRWECGDTYADVVLSCLMIDSSDDEVAKASERELCGRIVADLENCQA, from the exons ATGGATGTTGCGGGCCTTGCAATCGGTATCGTGGGCCTCTACACGGCATGCAGGGACTGTTACGATTTCTTCACCACAGTGAATGCAGCCCAGGCAGAATCCTCAGCTCACCTGCGCGAGTTGGAAATCCAGCAATCAATTCTCAAAGCCTGGGGCTTTCATTGGCAGATTCAAAACGAAGACGGCAGCGACCCAGGACATTCCGATCATGCCAGACGAAAGCGGTCTAAGCTCCATCAATACCTCTTGAGCAATCGATTCAAGGCTGAAGGGGTCTTCAAAACCCTTTCCGCTCTTGCAGATACTCTGTGCAACCGGGAGAAACTCATCAAACGCTATGGCTTCCAGCTTCAACCAACCCAAGCCATCCAGGATGGAACAATATCGACGCATGATGTCCAATTGATCATTTCGGATGCTAAAATTGAGGATGTCGAGCCAGTCCTCAATGAAGTTCGAAACCGCCTCTCGATGCTTAACAAGCTCAAATGGGCTttgaaagacaaagaaaagtTCAAGAAACTTATCGCCGATTTGAGATCTCATAGCGAGAATCTGTATCGCCTTTGCCCCGAAAATGCATTCGAGTCCATGAACATATATCTCACCATGGAATGCTTGGCCAGGCAGGAGTCGCCAGACGGTCTGAAATGGACTTCAACACTCGCGACAGAGCACGCAAGAGTCGATGAAGAGTCTTTGGTGCGACAGGGATACGAATTGCTGGCTTCGACGGCCACACTGAAAGCATCGGTAAACAAGAACAGAGAAAGAAAGGAGGCGAATGACAGGAgtctcagcatcatcgacgaGATAAAACCTGAGATGAGATACCTAGGAAAGGGCCTTGCACTTTTCGAAGAGCAAGTCGTTTACGTCGAGATGCGAGACTATCGTGGACCGCCGCTAGACTTCACCGCAGAGCAAAAACAACGATTGAAGCATCGTCGAAAGCGGGAGCGTTTCTTGTCATTGTCATCCCATAGAAGTTTTGACTTGAGTCAGATCGATCGAtacagcagcagcgacgacgacgagccGATCGAGAGAGTCAGACCAGCTGATCCTGAGCTTCGTGCTCTTATTAGGAATTTCTTCGACACCTTTCAGGGCGCcaacatgatgaagaatgtgTATGGTTTGGATATTGTTGGTATGATCGACCACACAGAAGGCGACGACAAAGGTCATTGCAGCATTCTGTACAGGCTCCCCGGCACGATTGGTGTCCAGAGCCGCGAGCGGCCTGCGGAAAATCTGAAGCTTCGAGCACCTGTCACGTTGCAGTCACTCCTTGGAACCAAGCGGAAGAGAGGCATCCGATCTATGCTCGGTGCACGTTTCGAGCTAGCCAGGAAGCTTGTGCGTGCGGTTTGCCTCCTTCACTCCAGTGGCTGGCTGCACAAGAACATACGCGCAGA GTACGAGGTGAAAGTTGAAATTGATGTCTCCAAGCCCAACCTGATGGGCTACATCTTCTCACGGCCGGACGATATCGTCATTCAAACCATTCAAACAAGTTCGCCACCTGCGCCTGACCCAAAAACAGAAAGACGATACTCACGGATATCATATACTACACAAACTTGGAGTAGTCCGCACGAGGACTCGTCAAATCGTCGAAAATCAACTCCTCGAAGTGCCAGCATATACGGTCGCGATAAGCTAGGGAAGGTAGTCTCAGCTGAGGAGGCAAAGGAGACAAACATCAGTGGCTTCACACTTGACTATTATCAGCATCCTGCGAAGCACGCAGACCCTAAGCGTCTATATCGTCACGCATATGATGTATACTCTCTTGGGATTCTTCTCATTGAAGTTGGCCTATGGAAGAACTTGGAGAACGACAATGACTCAGACTCGGACTCGGACTCCGACTCAGAGTATAGCAAGAGTCCCTatcatgaggaagaagatcatTATGAGCGCAGGCGAAAGATATGTCGAAAGTATCTCAACCGCTTAAGATGGGAATGCGGAGACACTTATGCGGACGTTGTACTTAGTTGTCTTATGATTGATagcagtgatgatgaagtagCCAAGGCGAGCGAGCGGGAGCTTTGTGGAAGAATTGTGGCTGACTTGGAGAACTGCCAAGCGTAG
- a CDS encoding hypothetical protein (EggNog:ENOG41), with the protein MRLSLPLLLPIVLLAQVTAAQNAGLNNLPAICAGVKEVATCKIKVIVPSGVKVNTRTIKVPTPHIRDKELPNCQKAPQAFLTILTKEIDLCDDIRRALGKTLGDKFIKSSEAICGCFTRLQTFATTGSFTAMSIRGEISTATTKVADDTLSIEKVLSSYFSLNFSPNTSKCFGKVSLPILNNKVDIANVLKSIAPWIIAQAKDIDLSVFQSLARVVGACQAGNCNANSISAAVNAYLAPSFQSMEPPIKSVLVQWDGALTRIEERVKDINEAADSLANNYDFMRAELDSSKQKICEELQRCDGQGVPKFLDRVDEVIEAANRLWPVRGPLDVPSSRLSNRLAETIQLRKDIKKYPEATSLVSMIKQGKFKKISDIFLIMPIVQRIPELAKQIKADLSPLQDVVKEYKQLSGETHDNVWSLSWSNIIWPDTELTSDSPEADAALITELDAVDTLVRDYLSSPVRVYSDGMFMMDAELRGFSVVNGSFAMETKVATYNRWTTISMDMPCSKKETKVYKKRFVVEQE; encoded by the exons ATGCGACTCTCACTCCCACTTCTGTTGCCCATAGTGCTACTGGCACAAGTGACCGCTGCCCAAAATGCTGGGCTCAACAATCTCCCCGCCATCTGCGCTGGTGTCAAAGAAGTTGCAACATGCaagatcaaagtcatcgTGCCGAGTGGTGTCAAGGTCAATACGAGGACTATCAAAGTCCCCACG CCGCATATCCGCGACAAGGAGCTGCCCAACTGTCAAAAAGCCCCTCAGGCGTT TTTAACCATTCTTACCAAGGAGATCGACCTTTGCGATGATATTCGCAGGGCACTTGGTAAGACTCTGGGGGACAAGTTCATCAAATCATCAGAGGCCATCTGCGGTTGTTTCACTCGCTTGCAAACCTTTGCGACGACGGGTTCCTTCACGGCTATGTCAATTCGGGGCGAGATAAGCACAGCTACCACAAAGGTCGCAGACGACACACTTAGTATTGAAAAGGTACTGTCTTCTTACTTCTCTCTCAATTTCTCGCCTAATACGTCCAAGTGTTTTGGAAAAGTTAGTCTACCaattctcaacaacaaagtTGATATTGCGAATGTTCTCAAGTCGATCGCCCCTTGGATCATCGCCCAAGCCAAGGAT ATCGACCTTTCAGTCTTTCAATCTCTCGCTCGTGTAGTTGGTGCCTGCCAAGCTGGTAATTGCAACGCAAATTCCATTAGCGCCGCTGTCAACGCTTATCTTGCCCCCTCATTCCAATCAATGGAGCCCCCAATCAAATCGGTACTTGTTCAATGGGATGGCGCCCTTACTCGTATCGAAGAAAGAGTCAAGGATATTAACGAAGCTGCTGACTCTTTGGCAAACAACTACGATTTTATGCGGGCGGAGTTGGATTCAAGCAAGCAAAAGATTTGTGAGGAACTGCAGCGGTGTGATGGACAGGGAGTACCAAAGTTTCTCGATCGGG TTGATGAGGTTATCGAAGCTGCCAATAGGCTCTGGCCAGTCCGAGGTCCCCTTGACGTTCCATCTAGCCGACTCAGCAATAGGCTGGCCGAAACGATTCAACTCAGAAAGGACATCAAAAAGTATCCAGAGGCGACAAGTCTAGTCTCCATGATCAAGCAGGGCAAGTTCAAAAAGATCAGCGACATCTTCCTAATCATGCCCATCGTGCAACGCATCCCGGAGCTAGCCAAACAGATCAAGGCCGACCTTTCACCACTCCAAGACGTCGTCAAAGAATACAAACAGCTATCCGGGGAAACCCACGACAATGTATGGTCCCTCAGCTGGTCCAACATCATCTGGCCAGACACAGAACTCACTTCCGACTCACCCGAGGCAGATGCTGCATTGATCACCGAACTAGATGCTGTAGACACACTCGTCAGAGATTACCTTTCGAGCCCTGTTCGTGTATACAGCGACGGCATGTTCATGATGGACGCCGAGCTCAGGGGTTTCTCGGTGGTCAACGGGTCGTTTGCCATGGAGACCAAGGTGGCAACGTATAACCGCTGGACAACAATCTCTATGGACATGCCGTGCTCCAAAAAGGAGACCAAGGTATACAAGAAGA GATTCGTGGTGGAGCAGGAATAG
- a CDS encoding hypothetical protein (EggNog:ENOG41): MDRHAATVRRMLGDRTIAQFALLSLPDRRAILRENLVQLGPVLIDEADELDSLNPDIADGVLLRQQLFMGEDETGKQLVQEAYDVYYGENHFHVPLHWLCEFKIDTLSDYETKIHVAPLVKDSITVIVSPYDPNLDVHEDGYESNSGVNDPESVHYRHGTSKAARWTQKHLQDVFLFTNAQHIILVLRGRGVTDGSDLATHQMIKDISYVVKLLIDKFGHKLAIRKEISRDYGHSDSLPCRDIRSYWDPPSETARQRVRQGTATFEQVVQIEIEEWTRVFPQNRGQWMEREILI, encoded by the coding sequence ATGGATCGTCATGCTGCTACTGTTCGCCGTATGCTTGGCGATCGCACCATCGCCCAATTTGCCTTGTTGTCTCTGCCAGACCGCCGCGCTATCCTCCGGGAGAACCTGGTGCAACTGGGGCCGGTTTTGATTGACGAGGCAGACGAGCTTGACTCGCTGAATCCCGACATTGCCGATGGGGTCCTCCTACGCCAGCAGCTCTTTATGGGTGAAGATGAGACTGGCAAGCAACTGGTGCAGGAGGCTTATGATGTGTATTATGGCGAAAACCATTTCCACGTGCCACTGCACTGGCTGTGCGAGTTTAAGATCGACACCCTTAGCGACTACGAAACCAAGATTCACGTTGCCCCGCTAGTCAAAGACAGCATTACTGTCATCGTTAGCCCATACGATCCAAATCTTGACGTCCATGAGGACGGCTACGAGAGTAATAGTGGTGTCAATGACCCAGAAAGCGTACATTACCGACATGGGACATCCAAGGCCGCTCGGTGGACGCAGAAACACCTCCAGgatgtcttcctcttcacgaACGCACAGCATATCATCTTAGTGCTACGTGGGCGCGGTGTCACGGACGGTAGCGACCTTGCAACACATCAGATGATAAAGGATATTTCCTATGTGGTGAAGCTCCTTATCGATAAGTTTGGCCATAAGCTTGCTATTAGGAAGGAGATAAGCAGAGATTATGGCCATAGCGACAGTCTTCCATGCCGCGACATTCGTTCTTACTGGGATCCCCCCTCAGAGACAGCCAGGCAGAGAGTCAGACAAGGGACCGCAACCTTTGAGCAGGTTGTGCAGATAGAGATAGAGGAGTGGACACGTGTATTCCCTCAGAATCGGGGACAATGGATGGAACGTGAGATTCTTATTTGA
- a CDS encoding hypothetical protein (EggNog:ENOG41) gives MPTRVIDVGNAAQKEPPRLVVTDPSMKEKYLALSYCWGPGTDTFNLNHKTMEGMLKGIDESRLVAAHRDTIALARQLGIRYIWIDALCIIQGDKDDWERESKLMAKVYGHATLTITAGRSGDARNSFIANTYKQYAPCCEFPLGDGLGGNVLVGPLRSADYGVTETRGWCCQEKRLSRRVVFFGKEQLFFLCRTSGYSEDRSYQEVTLPSRSLGV, from the exons ATGCCCACCAGGGTCATCGATGTTGGCAACGCAGCTCAGAAGGAGCCTCCACGGCTTGTCGTAACTGACCCTAGCATGAAGGAGAAATATCTTGCCTTGTCTTATTGCTGGGGGCCTGGCACAGAtaccttcaacctcaatcaCAAGACGATGGAAGGTATGCTGAAAGGCATCGACGAGTCTCGCCTCGTAGCTGCACATCGCGATACAATAGCATTAGCCCGCCAGTTGGGCATCCGATATATCTGGATTGACGCTCTATGCATAATCCAAGGCGACAAAGATGACTGGGAGCGCGAATCAAAACTCATGGCCAAAGTATACGGCCACGCAACCCTTACCATCACAGCAGGGAGATCAGGCGATGCCCGCAACTCCTTCATCGCCAATACTTACAAACAATATGCTCCCTGTTGCGAGTTTCCTCTTGGCGATGGCCTAGGTGGAAATGTTCTTGTTGGGCCATTGAGATCTGCTGACTATGGTGTCACTGAGACTCGCGGCTGGTGCTGTCaggagaagaggctgagcCGTCGGGTGGTGTTCTTCGGCAAAGAGCAGCTTTTTTTCCTATGTCGAACCTCCGGTTACTCGGAAGATCGTAGCTATCAGGAAG TCACGCTACCTAGCCGGTCTCTGGGAGTGTGA
- a CDS encoding hypothetical protein (EggNog:ENOG41), which produces MKKFKRSAQSQPKHGKPASSGASKAPVAPPVRRPGWTGPSYLHKPAKKTPTPVKETSSIEQIQSLSVKHQQLILDTIRTSFPAVDEFDTLKPVLREIREALEQKDYSKAFGSEEFLEAYTIRWSPSRALTVGNVLAWMCSEMNEAAWVQQFLHNDGQKPSKIVCFGRGGSDLLACVALLKHSHESKLDGLPRLESSNHNDSAMVDFNLIDRHDWSDIVAKLQHTLTNPPPLSKYATEKARASNISAIPSQVINLAVNNLDILESDNTTLSFLLRLTETAPKGSLLLVVDSPGADVVLPGSSDKGEEKRYPLEWLLYQVLLPPKSANSEAHGEPVWRKLIDSGYEKEYKLPTGLRYPGSLENTRFQVHLLERL; this is translated from the exons ATGAAGAAGTTCAAACGCAGTGCACAATCGCAACCAAAGCATGGCAAACCGGCGTCTAGCGGTGCATCCAAGGCACCAGTTGCACCACCAGTACGCCGCCCAGGTTGGACTGGCCCCAGCTATTTACACAAACCCGCCAAAAAGACGCCTACACCAGTAAAGGAAACTAGCTCGATAGAACAGATCCAGAGCCTATCTGTTAAGCATCAACAGCTCATTCTTGACACAATCAGAACTTCATTCCCTGCTGTGGACGAGTTCGACACCTTGAAGCCAGTATTGCGCGAGATCAGAGAAGCGCTTGAGCAAAAGGACTACAGCAAAGCGTTCGGGAGCGAAGAGTTCTTGGAGGCGTATACAATTCGCTGGAGCCCGAGTAGAGCTTTGACAGTTGGGAATGTGTTGGCGTGGATGTGCAGTGAGATGAACGAGGCTGCATGGGTTCAACAGTTTCTTCACAACGATGGGCAGAAGCCATCTAAGATTGTGTGCTTTggacgaggaggatctgACTTGTTAGCGTGCGTTGCATTGCTGAAGCACTCTCATGAGAGCAAACTCGATGGACTTCCCCGGCTAGAGTCATCTAATCATAACGACAGTGCCATGGTTGACTTCAACCTCATTGATAGACACGATTGGTCAGACATTGTCGCAAAACTACAACATACTCTTAcgaatcctcctcctctttccAAATACGCGACGGAAAAGGCGCGCGCTTCAAATATCTCCGCTATCCCATCCCAAGTCATAAATCTAGCAGTCAACaacctcgacatcctcgaaAGCGACAACACAACTCTGT CTttcttgttgagattgactgAGACAGCGCCCAAAGGAAGCCTATTACTTGTAGTGGATAGCCCCGGAGCTGACGTTGTGCTGCCTGGTAGTAGTGACAAAGGGGAGGAAAAGAGATACCCGCTCGAGTGGCTACTTTACCAGGTGCTATTACCGCCCAAGAGCGCAAATTCGGAGGCGCATGGAGAACCAGTATGGAGGAAACTTATCGATAGCGGTTATGAAAAGGAGTACAAGTTACCTACAGGACTGAGATATCCAGGAAGTTTGGAGAATACCAGATTCCAGGTGCACCTATTAGAGCGTTTATAG
- a CDS encoding hypothetical protein (EggNog:ENOG41) — MGSSHHLPFNLTDESLFRPKSLINGEFVSSKEGKTFNVIDPGTGMTWTSCPDCTASDVDAAVKSSYEAFKSYSKTTPRFRAQTIMKWYNLMVAAREDLAHILVHETGKPLEEARGEIDYALTFVWWFSGEADRAHGSSLTCAIPGRRAMTIKQPIGVAAALVPWNFPIALALRKAAAALAAGCTMVIKPSPETPLTAVSVAYLALKAGFPPGALNVVTTSLENTPAVAEALCLNPLVKKVSFTGSTRVGKIIASLCAQNLKKTTFELGGNCPFIVFDDANVDQAMNQLMALKWRHAGQACVTSNRVFVQSNIYDSFVERLVSETRKLKLGHGMMKGATLGALTTTRGLDKAEELYQDAVSKGAKAVLGTGKRYDGEGYFMEPTILTEMKDEMLMTHEEIFAPLLGVYRFESEEEVVQRANDTPYGLASYVFTKNVDRLWRMFENLDAGMIGLNTGNSSSAEAPFGGIKDSGHGKESGKDVAIDEFLITKTGTMTVEGQY; from the exons ATGGGAAGCTCACATCATCtccccttcaacctcacaGACGAGTCCCTCTTTCGTCCCAAGTCTCTCATCAATGGAGAATTCGTCTCCTCAAAAGAAGGCAAGACTTTCAATGTCATCGACCCAGGAACCGGCATGACATGGACATCATGCCCAGACTGCACAGCATCCGACGTCGATGCAGCAGTGAAGTCGTCTTATGAAGCCTTCAAGAGCTACTCCAAGACAACACCGCGCTTCCGTGCTCAGACCATCATGAAATGGTATAATCTGATGGTTGCCGCACGAGAGGACCTAGCGCATATTCTTGTTCATGAGACTGGCAAGCCCTTGGAAGAGGCCCGCGGCGAAATTGACTATGCTCTTACGTTCGTCTGGTGGTTCTCCGGTGAAGCAGACAGGGCGCATGGGTCCTCTCTTACCTGTGCTATTCCTGGTAGACGCGCTATGACTATCAAACAACCTATCGGCGTTGCAGCTGCTCTTGTGCCTTGGAACTTCCCCATCGCTCTAGCATTACGCAAAGCAGCAGCCGCACTTGCTGCAGGTTGCACAATGGTCATCAAGCCCTCGCCCGAGACACCCCTCACAGCAGTCTCAGTCGCTTATCTAGCGTTAAAAGCAGGCTTTCCGCCCGGTGCCCTCAACGTGGTTACAACATCCCTCGAGAATACACCAGCAGTCGCTGAAGCTCTTTGTCTGAATCCGCTTGTGAAGAAGGTGAGCTTCACTGGTAGCACGAGGGTTGGCAAGATTATCGCCAGTCTATGTGCCCAGAATCTCAAGAAGACGACGTTCGAGCTCGGAGGGAACTGCCCCTTCATCGTGTTCGATGACGCCAACGTTGATCAGGCTATGAACCAACTTATGGCTCTGAAGTGGAGGCACGCGGGTCAAGCTTGTGTCACGTCTAACCGAGTCTTTGTTCAGAGTAATATCTACGATTCTTTTGTTGAGAGACTCGTATCTGAAACTCGAAAGCTGAAGCTAGGTCATGGCATGATGAAAGGTGCCACGCTAGGCGCATTGACGACTACAAGAGGCCTCGACAAGGCGGAGGAGTTGTATCAAGATGCTGTCAGCAAAGGAGCAAAAGCTGTCCTTGGAACAGGGAAACGCTACGATGGAGAGGGCTATTTCATGGAACCGACTATCCTGACCGAAATGAAGGACGAAATGCTCATGACGCACGAGGAGATCTTTGCTCCTCTCCTGGGCGTCTATCGCTTTgagtcagaagaagaggttgtcCAAAGAGCCAACGACACACCCTATGGCTTAGCGAGCTATGTATTCACCAAGAATGTGGATAGGCTGTGGAGAATGTTTGAGAACCTTGACGCCGGAATGATTGGATTG AACACAGGTAACAGCTCTTCAGCTGAGGCGCCTTTTGGAGGAATTAAGGATAGTGGGCATGGAAAGGAGAGTGGTAAGGATGTTGCTATTGACGAGTTCTTGATCACCAAGACGGGCACAATGACTGTTGAAGGGCAATATTGA